From the genome of Pseudomonas bubulae:
CGACTGTGCCACCCGTCTGGCCGAGCAACCGCTATTGGCCGGGCTCAAACACCTCAATCGACTCGAACAGGTCATTGCGCGCTCCGAATGGCAAGACCCGGCCTGTGCCGAGGGCTTGATGCGCGATACCTCGGGGCGGGTGATTGAAGGTGTGTTCAGCAATCTGTTTATTGTGCGTGACGGCGTTTTGCTGACTGCCGACCTGCGCCGCTGCGGTGTGGCTGGTGTGATGCGGGCTGCACTGCTGGCCGAGGCCGGGCGCCTGGGCATCCCTTGCCATGTTACCGATATCAGCCTTGCGCAGTTGCAACAGGCCGATGAACTCTTTCTCTGCAACAGCGTATATGGCATTTGGCCGGTGCGCGCTTTTGCAGACCTTAGCTGGCCGGTGGGGCCGCTGACCCGTAAACTGCAAGGTATTGCTCGCACCTTACTGGATGTCTGATTCGTGAAACGTAAAATCTTGGTGCTGCTGGAGACAGGTCTGGTGCTGGCGGGCTTGCTGCTGGGCGTCAGTGCCTGGAAGCTCAACTCGGCGCTCGACCAGCCGCTGAACCTGACGCAAGAGCAATTGCTCGATGTCCCGGCCGGCGCCACGCCGACTGGCACGTTCAATCGACTGGAAGCTGACGGTACCCTGCAAGACGCATTCTGGCTGCGTCTTTACTGGCGCTTTAACCTTGAAGGCCAGCCTTTGCACAGCGGCGAATATCGCATGACTCCGGGCATGACCGCCCAGGAGTTGATCGGTGTGTGGCAGCGTGGTGAGGTGGTGCAATACAGCCTGACCCTGGTTGAAGGCTGGAACTTTCGCCAGGTGCGTAGCGCCCTGGCCAAACACGAAAAAATCGAACAGACCCTCGACGGCCTGAGCGACAGCGAAGTCATGGCCAAACTCGGGCACGAAGGGGTATTCCCGGAAGGGCGGTTTTTCCCTGATACCTACCGTTTTGTGCGTGGGATGACCGATGCCCAGTTGCTGGAAAAGGCCTACGACCGTCTGGATAAAGTGCTGGCCCAGGAATGGGAACAGCGTGACCCGGGCGTACCCTATACAACGCCATACCAGGCGCTGATCATGGCTTCCCTGGTGGAAAAAGAAACCGGCGTGCCACAAGAGCGTGGGCAAATTGCCGGAGTATTTGTGCGTCGGATGAAAATCGGCATGCCACTGCAAACCGATCCTACGGTGATCTACGGTCTGGGTGAGCGATACAACGGCAAACTGACCCGCGCCCATTTGCGCGAGCCTACGCCGTACAACACCTACACCATTCCCGGTCTGCCGCCGACACCGATTGCCATGGTCGGGCGTGAGGCCATTTATGCCGCACTGCACCCGGCGGATGGCACCAGCCTGTACTTTGTGGCCAAGGGCGATGGCAGCCACACGTTTTCCGATGACCTGGATGCGCACAACTCTGCTGTGCGTGAATTCCAGATCAAACGTCGGGCCGATTATCGTTCGAGCCCTGCGCCGACCCCCGCTGCTGAACCGGCAAGCGCCCCGGTCGAGCCGCAAAGTCCGAAAGACACTGATTAAGGATTGCCGCTTGTGACTGGCTTGTTTATTACCTTGGAAGGCCCCGAAGGCGCGGGCAAAAGTACCAATCGCGAGTACCTGGCAGAGCGTTTGCGCGCCGCAGGCATCGACGTGGTGCTGACCCGCGAACCTGGCGGCACGCCGCTGGCCGAGCGCATCCGCGAGCTGTTGCTCACGCCCAGCGACGACGCTATGTGTGCCGATACCGAGCTGTTACTGGTGTTCGCTGCCCGCGCCCAGCATCTGGCCGAAGTCATTCGCCCGGCGCTGGCCCGTGGTGCAGTAGTGCTGTGTGATCGCTTTACCGACGCCACCTATGCCTATCAGGGCGGTGGCCGGGGCTTGCCCCGTGAGCGCATCGCAACCCTGGAGACCTTTGTTCAGGGGGCTCTGCGCCCGGATCTGACCCTGGTGTTCGATCTGCCCATCGAAGTCGGCATGGCCCGTGCCAGTGCCCGCGGTCGCCTCGACCGCTTTGAGCAGGAAGGCCGCACCTTCTTTGACGCCGTGCGCAGTACCTACCTTGAACGTGCCAGGCTTGAGCCCGGGCGCTACCGCCTGATCGATGCCGCACAAACCCTGGAGCAGGTGCAGGGCCAGCTCGACGCCCTGTTGCCGCAATTGCTGGGCATGCACCGTGGCTGAGGCTTATCCGTGGCAAGACGGCCTGTGGCAGCAGATGGCCGGGCGCGCACAGCACGCTCATGCCTACCTGCTGCACGGCCCGGCGGGCATCGGTAAGCGGGCGCTGGCCGAGCGGCTGATGGCCAGCCTGCTGTGCAAACAGCCGGTCGGGCTTGAGGCTTGCGGTACGTGCAAGTCCTGTTCGTTGCTGGCGGCGGGCAGTCACCCCGACAACTACATTCTTGAGCCTGAAGAGGCTGACAAGGCGATCAAGGTTGACCAGGTGCGTGATCTGGTCAGTTTTGTGGTGCAGACCGCCCAGTTGGGCGGGCGCAAGGTGGTGCTGGTCGAGCCGGTGGAGGCGATGAACATCAACGCCGCCAACGCCTTGCTCAAAAGCCTTGAAGAGCCCTCGGGCAACACTGTCTTGCTGTTGGTCAGTCATCAGTCCAGCCGGTTGCTGCCGACCATTCGCAGCCGCTGTGTGCAGCAGGCCTGCCCGTTGCCAAGTGAAGCGCTGAGCCTTGAATGGCTGGCCCATGCGCTGCCCGATATCCCTGAGGCCGAGCGGGTCGAATTACTGACTCTGGCAGCCGGTTCCCCCCTGGTGGCCGTCAAGCTGCAGGCCCAGGGTGTGCGCGAGCAGCGTGCGGCGGTGGTTGAGGGGGTTAAAAAACTGCTCAAGCGCGAGTTGTCGGCCAGTCAGTTGGCTGAAAGCTGGAAAGCCATCCCGCTGCTGTTGCTGTTTGACTGGTTTTGCGACTGGTCGAACCTGATCCTGCGCTATCAACTGACTCAGGACGAGGACGGTCTCGGGCTGGAGGACATGCGCAAAGTGCTGCAGTACCTGGCGCAGAAGACTGCGCAGGACAAAGTCCTGACTATTCAGGACTGGATTCTTGCCCAGCGCCAGAAGGTCTTGAGCAAGGCCAACCTCAACCGTGATCTGTTGCTTGAAGCGTTGCTGGTGCAGTGGGCAGGCCTGCCCGGCCAGCGCTGATCTGACTGAATTGATAAACAGGTAATTTTTTGTATGCTGGTTGACTCCCATTGCCATCTCGATCGTCTTGATCTGAGCGCCCATGACGGCTCGCTGGATGCCGCCCTTGAGGCTGCGCGCCAACGTGGTGTCGGGCATTTTCTATGCATTGGCGTAAGCGCCGACAACGCGGCCGATGTCAAAGCCCTGACTGAGCGCTATGCCGATGTGGACTGCTCGGTGGGCGTCCACCCGCTGGACGTACAACCCGGTGCCGCACCGGCGCTTGACTGGCTGCTGGGCGAGTTGAATCACCCACGGGTGGTGGCCATTGGTGAAACTGGTCTGGACTACCACTACGAGCCTGAAGCAGCCGATTTGCAGCAACTGTCGTTCAGGGTTCACCTGGAGGCGGCACAGCAGACCGGCAAGCCGGTGGTGATCCACACCCGCGGTGCCCGCGCCGATACCCTGGCCATGTTGCGTGAGGCAGCGTTGCCGCAGGCCGGTGTGCTGCATTGCTTTACCGAAGACTGGGATATGGCCAAGGCGGCGCTGGACATGGGTTACTACATCTCGCTGTCGGGGATTGTGACCTTTCGCAATGCTGATGCCCTGCGCGATGTGGCCCGTCAGGTGCCTGCCGACCGGCTGCTGGTCGAGACCGACTCGCCTTACCTCGCCCCGATCCCCCATCGTGGCAAGCCAAACCTGCCGCAATACGTGCGTGAAGTGGCTGAGTTTTTGGCGATGTTGCGCGGTGAGTCCTACGAACGCTTTGCAGAGCAAACCACCGAAAACTTCAAGCGCCTGTTCCCGCTGGCACGGGTCAGATGATTGCGTGGCTTTGAGGGGGCGGGGTTGCTCGCGATGGGATCGCTGCGGTGTGTCTGCTAAACCGAGTTGCCTGTGTCGCGAGCAAGCCCGTTCCTACAGGTTTGGCGTTTAACTGAACAGCAGGCAAAAAAAACCCGGGCTCTGGGGAATCCGGGTTAAGACCATTAGGAGTAAAACAAAGGCACACATTCCATTGCGGCCAATATCGGCGCAGCACTTTGGGGGGGATGTCACGCCGACATGATAAGTATTGGTCAGCTTTGTCGAACGTCCAGCCGTAGCTGATCGTTTTTTAAACAGATTTGGAATACCCCAGCTTCGCTTGAGTGCTCATCTAATCGTGGGTAAATCGTTTGAACCCATCGATATGCAGGATGATCCGTGCAATTTAGCGTGACTAATGCATAATACTCCGCTTCGATTTTGACCCGAACAGACCTTTTCTTATGCACAAAGAACCCCGTAAGGTCCGTGAGTTTCGTCGCCGTGAGCAAGAAATTCTCGATACCGCGCTCAAGCTGTTCCTCGACCTGGGTGAAGACAGTGTCACCGTCGAGATGATCGCTGATGCCGTGGGTATCGGCAAAGGCACGATCTACAAGCACTTCAAGTCCAAGGCCGAAATCTACCTGCGCCTGATGCTCGATTACGAGCGCGATTTGAACGAGCTGCTGCATTCCGCCGATGTGGATAAAGACAAGGAGGCGCTGTCCCGTGCCTACTTTGAGTTCCGCATGCGCGACCCGCAGCGCTACCGATTGTTTGATCGCCTTGAAGAGAAGGTGGTCAAGGGCAATCAGGTGCCTGAACTGGTCGAAGAGCTGCACAAGATCCGCGCTTCCAACTTTGAGCGCCTGACCCTGCTGATCAAGGGCCGCATCAGCGAAGGCAAGCTCGAAGACGTGCCGCCTTACTTCCATTATTGCGCGGCCTGGGCCCTGGTGCATGGTGCGGTGGCGCTGTATCACTCGCCGTTCTGGAGCAATGTGCTGGAAGATCAGGAGGGCTTTTTCCAGTTCCTGATGGACATCGGCGTGCGCATGGGCAACAAGCGCAAGCGTGACACCGACACCCCGGCAGTCGAGTAACCACAGCCTGTATTTGCCTTCATGGCTTATGGCCTTGAGGCTTATACTCAGGCTTGGGTCTTGCCAAAACCTGATTTATGAGTCAGGTTTTGCAGCGACCCATTTCCCCCGCGCCGGAGTCATTCATGATCGTTGATCGCCAAGGCAGACGTTTTCGCAATTTGCGGATCAGCCTGACTTCAGCCTGCAACTATGCCTGCACTTACTGTGTGCCCAACGGTAAACGGCTGGTGGCGGCACAGGATGAGCTGTCGGCCGAAGCCATGGTGCGTGGTGTGGCCTATCTGATCGAAGCTGCAGGCATCGAGCGCTTGCGCATCACCGGCGGTGAGCCGCTGATCAGCCCCAAGCTCGACACCTTTATGCGTGATGTCGGCCGGCTCGGCCTGGGTGATATCAGCCTGACTACAAATGGCCAATTGCTTGCGCGCAAACTGCCGTTGCTGCTGGACGCGGGCATCGCTCGCATCAACGTCTCCCTCGATACCCTTGACCCAGAAGCATTCCGCCGCATTGCCCGGGGCGGAGACCTGGCAACGGTGCTCGATGGCATGCAACAGGCGCGTGAGGCCGGGATCAAAATCAAGGTCAATATGGTGCCGCTGCGCGGGCAGAACCTGGATCAGGTCATGCCGCTGCTGGAGTACTGCCTTGAGCGTGGTTACGAGCTGCGTTTTATCGAGCTTATGCGCATGGGGCACCTGGCCAGTGATGGCAATGCTTTCCTGCAGCAGTTCGTCAGCCTGCAGCAGTTGTTGGCGCTGATTGGCGAGCATCATGAATACCTGCAGGCTGATGCGCCCATCGACGCCACGGCGGTGCGTTACCAGATTCCCGGGCACGGGTATTTCGGCGTGATTGCCAACGAAAGCGTGCCGTTTTGCCGGACCTGCTCGCGGTTGCGGTTGTCGTCCACGGGGTGGCTGCATGGTTGCCTGTCATCGAGCAATCGCCACTATGTGGGTGATCTGCTGAACAAGCCGCGCCACGAGGCATTGCCAGCGCTGCAAGGTTTATTGATGAAAGCCCTGGGCGACAAACAGGACGTGGCTTTCTCGGGCGGCGCTACGGTGATGAAAATCATCGGCGGCTAACAATCTGTGTGGGAGCGTGCTTGCCTGCGATGCTGGCAAACCGGTCTTGCTGATACTCCGAGTTGATGCCAAAGCGGGTAAGCCCGCTCCCACAGGGGAGGAGGGTGTTGGCGCGTAATCTGCATCTCGGGGCTATTCGCCGGTTTTTTGTCATCGGCTTTCGGGAGAGCGGGATGCGTGGTCTGATTGTGTTGCTGGCTTTTTTGGCGCTGGGCGGCTGCATGAGCGTCAGTGATCTGGGCGAGGGCGCGCGCTATCAAATGAGCGACGCCGGTTTGCTCGATCACAGCAATACACGTCGCAGCAATTCGCTGCGCATTCAGCCTGATTCCTTTATTTATATCGCCCAGGGGCCTTTTGCACCGATCGGCGATCCGTATGTGCGGCCCAATATCGTTGCCGAAGAAGCTTTCAACGGTTTTGTCGAATACTTCCCCATGGTGCGCCGGGCCAAGGAGCCGGTGGGGCTCGATCAGGCCATGACCGAAGCGCGTAATTTTGGCGCCCACTACCTGTTGTACACCCGCTTTGCCCGGGCCGATGACCGCATCGGCAACAGCGACGAATGGCTCGATCAGGAAGAAATCAGCCGCCTGGGCATCGACAGTGGGGTGATTCAGGTGATGCTGATCGAAACCAGTACCCAGTACTTGATTGACACTGCCACCATTCGCAGCCGTGGCGGTTTGCTGACGTTCCATGACAACAAGCCCGCCGACCTGATCGGCCCGCCGCTCGCCAAGTACGCCCGCAGCTTGATAGGCTTGAGCGATCAATAAGTCGAGGAGAGCACCATGAGCGAGCCGGTAGACGTCAGCAATTTGCTGGCGCAAATCCCCAGGGCCGACAAGGGGCTGCCGCCCGTTCATTTGTGGGATACCGCCTTTTGCGGGGACATCGATATGCGTATCGCCCGTGATGGCATCTGGTATTACATGGGTACGCCGATCGGTCGCAAGCCAATGGTCAAATTGTTCTCGACCATCATTCGTCGCGATGGTGATGAATATTTTTTGATCACACCGGTCGAAAAGGTCGGCATCAAAGTGGATGACGCGCCTTTTGTAGCGGTCGCTCTGGACGTGGAAGGGGTGGGGGAGCAGCAAGTGCTGCGCTTTACCACCAATGTCGATGAGTCGGTCAGCGCTGGCAGCGAGCACCCGCTGCGCTTCGTCATTAACCCCGAGACCCAGGAGCCTGCGCCTTACCTGCATGTACGGCGTAACCTTGAAGCGCTGATCCACCGCAATGTGTTCTATCAGTTGATAGAACTGGCGGTGGTTGCTGAAATCGATGGGCAAAACTGGCTGGGCGTGTGGAGCGCTGGCGAGTTTTTCCCGATAGGGCTTGAGCCCTAGACCCAGTGATTGTGGGAGCGGGAAACCCGCTCCCACAAAGACGCATTTAGGCCTTCAGCGTTTTCATATCGATCACAAAGCGGTATTTCACATCGCCTTTCACCACGCGCTCAAAGGCTTCGTTGATGTTTTTGATGTCGAGCATTTCGATATCGCAGGTAATCCCGTGCTCGGCGCTGAAATCGAGCATTTCCTGGGTTTCGGCAATGCCGCCGATCAGCGAGCCGGCCAGTACGCGCCGCTTGAACACCAGGTTGAAGGCGTTCAGTGCTGGCTCGACCGGCTCGATCAGGCCCACCAGAATGTGTACGCCGTCAAAGGTCAGGGTTTCGAGGTACGGGTTCAGGTCGTGCGGCACCGGAATGGTGTCCAGCAGGAAGTCGAAGTGCCCGGCAGCGGCTTTCATCTGTTCGGCATCGGTGGACACGATCACATGGTCGGCGCCCTGGCGACGCGCTTCTTCAGCCTTGGCTTCGGAGCGGGTGAACAGGGTCACTTCAGCGCCCAGAGCCTTGGCGAACTTGATGCCCATGTGGCCCAGGCCGCCCATACCCAGAATACCGACCTTGTCGCCCGCTTCCACGCCGTAGTGAACCAGAGGCGAGTAGGTGGTGATGCCGGCGCACAGCAGGGGTGCGGCGCTGGCCGGGTCGAGATTTTTCGGAATGCTCAGTACGAAGTGTTCGCTGACAACCATCTTGTCCGAGTAACCGCCCATGGTCAGGGTGCCGTCGATGCGGTCCGGGCTGGCGTAGGTTTGGGTCATGCCTTCCAGGCAGTATTGCTCCAGGTCTTCCTGGCAGGCCGAGCAGGTGCGGCACGAATCAACCATGCAGCCCACGCCGACCAGATCGCCGACCTTGTGTTTGGTAACTTTGTCGCCAACGGCGGTGACCTTGCCGATGATTTCATGGCCCGGCATCAGCGGGTAAGTCGCGAAGCCCCAGTCATTGCGCGCCTGGTGGATGTCGGAGTGACAGACACCGCAATACAGCACTTCGATCGAGACGTCGTCCGGTCGCGGTGCGCGACGGTTGAACGGCATGGGCGCCAGTGGGGCCTTGGCATTCTGGGCGGCATAACCGATAGCGTTATAAGTAACAGTGGACATGAGAACCTCGCGAAACGTTGACTGTGAACAGGGCGCAATTTTGCGCTTACATGCCTTTCAGGACTATGACGATTCCTCCGCCTGTCATGCCTAATACTCCGGATTGACGGGGTGGCTGCCATTTTATTGACCAATTCTGCGAAGATGCGGCTGTCTATTCCTCCTGCGAACCTTTCTCCATGCTTTTGACCCGTCACCGTGACGAGAACGCCGCTCTGGTGTCTCTGATCGAACCGCTGGCGACACAAACCGGTTTTGTGTCGACCTTGTTGCCCGAAGTCCGGGTGGTTTCTGCCTGCCGGGTAGTAGCCCGAATGCCGCAGATTTATGAGCCTAGCCTAATGGTGATTGCTCAAGGCAGTAAGTTGGCCTATCTGGGCCAGCGCACCCTGGAATACGGTGCCGGACATTATCTGGTGCAGGCGCTGGCGGTGCCTTTTGAGTGTGAAACCTTCGCTTCGGAAGAAATGCCATTGCTGGGTGTTGCTATCAGCATCGACCGAGCGGTACTGGGCGAGTTGGTACTGGCCATGGGCCTGGCCCCTGACCGCAGTGCAGTTGCCCAAACTCCGGAGTCGATGACCTCGGCGGTGCTGGATGACGATATGCGCCAGGCGGTCGAGCGCCTGTTGCGTTGCCTGCACGACCCTCTGGAGTGCCGGATCATGGGGCAGGCGAGGTTGCGCGAGGTGCTGTTCGCGGCCTTGCGGGGGCCGCAGGCGGGTGTGTTGCGGGCTTTGGTTGAGCAGCAAGGGCAGTTTGCCCGGGTGGCGGCGTCATTGAGCTACTTGCATGAACACTTCGCACAGCCGCTGAATGTCGAGACATTGGCCCGTTGCGCGAATATGAGCGCGTCGACCTTTCATGAGCATTTCAAGCGCAGCACCTTGTTGTCGCCGGTGCAGTATCTCAAGCGGTTGCGGCTGTTGCGGGCGCAGCAGTTGCTATTGAGTGAGGGGCTGGGGGTGGCGCAGGTGGCGGAGCGGGTGGGCTATCAGAGTACGTCGCAGTTCAGTCGGGAGTACAAGCGCTACTTCGAACGCAGCCCCGGTCATGAAGGGGTGGGGTGCTAGCCAGCCGGTGTGACGGGCGTGGTGTGGGAGCGGGCTTGCTCGCGATGCGCACAGCGCAGTCTGTCAGGCAAACCTGGGCGATCCCATCGCGAGCAAGCCCGCTCCCACAAATCCGGGGGCAATAAAAAAGGCCCCCGAAGGAGCCTTTTTTAGACTTACATGTTCGGGTAAGTCGGCCCGCCGCCACCTTCCGGGGTTACCCAGGTGATGTTCTGTGACGGGTCCTTGATGTCACAGGTTTTGCAGTGCACGCAGTTTTGCGAGTTGATCTGGAAGCGCTTCTCGCCGCTTTCCTGGGTGATCACTTCGTACACACCCGCCGGGCAATAACGCTGAGCAGGCTCGTCGTAGAGCGGCAGGTTGACGCTGATCGGGATGCTCGCGTCGCGCAGCTTGAGGTGGCAAGGCTGCTCTTCTTCGTGGTTGGTGCTGGAGATGAATACCGAGCTGAGCTTGTCGAAGCTGAGTTTGCCGTCCGGCTTCGGGTAGTCGATCTTTTTGCAGTCCTTGGCCTGTTTGAGGCAGGCGTAGTCAGGCTTGGTGTCGTGCAGGGTGAACGGCAGTTTGCCGCCGAAGATGTTCTGATCAAGCCAGTTGAAACCACCGCCCACGATAGGGCCGAACTTGTGCAGTGCCGGACCGAAGTTGCGGCTGGCGAACAGTTCGTCGAACAGCCAGCTGGCCTTGAAGGCCTCAACGTAGGTGTTCAGTGCATCACCGCCTTCGGAGTCGGCGAGCAACGAGTCAGCCACGGCCTCAGCTGCGAGCATGCCGGACTTCATCGCGGTGTGGCTGCCTTTGATCTTGGAGAAGTTCAGGGTGCCCAGATCGCAACCGATCAATGCGCCGCCGTTGAAGATCATTTTCGGCAGCGAGTTCAGGCCGCCTTTGCAGATGGCGCGAGCGCCATAGCTGATACGTTTGCCGCCTTCCAGGTACTGCTTGAGCACCGGGTGATGCTTGAGGCGCTGGAATTCGTCGAATGGCGACAGGAAGGTGTTGCTGTAGGACAGATCAACGATCAGGCCAACTACTACCTGGTTGTTTTCCAGGTGATACAGGAAAGAACCGCCGGTGTTTTCGCTGCTGATAATGTCCAGCGGCCAGCCTGCAGTGTGCACCACCAGGCCTGGCTGGTGTTTGGCCGGGTCGATTTCCCAGATTTCTTTCAGGCCGATACCGTAGTGTTGGGCATCTGCGTCGCTGTCGAGCTTGAAGCGTTCGATCAGTTGCTTGCCCAGGTGACCGCGGCAGCCTTCGGCGAACAGGGTGTACTTGCCACGCAGTTCCATGCCCGGGGTGTACAGGCCTTCCTTGGGGTTGCCTTCGCGGTCAACGCCCAGGTCGCCGGTGATGATCCCGCGAACCACATTGTTTTCGTCGAATAGCACTTCTTGAGCAGCGAAGCCCGGGTAGATTTCTACACCCAGGTTTTCGGCCTGCTGTGCCAGCCAGCGGCACAGGTTGCCCAGGGAGATGATGTAGTTGCCTTCGTTGTGCATGGTTTTCGGCACAAACAGGTCTGGCACCTTGGTCGCGGTGCTGTCGCTGCGCAGTACATAAATATCGTCGCGGGTAACGGGAGTGTTGAGCGGAGCGCCGAGCTCTTTCCAGTCCGGGAACAACTCGTTCAGGGCGCGAGGTTCAAAGACCGCACCGGACAGGATATGAGCACCGACTTCGGAGCCTTTTTCAACCACGCAGACGCTGATTTCTTTACCGGCTTCGGCGGCCTTCTGCTTCAGGCGGCAGGCGGCGGACAAACCGGCAGGGCCGGCGCCGACGATGACCACGTCGAATTCCATGTATTCGCGTTCCACAGGTTCTCTCCTACTCAAGGCTCAACGGTATTTTTCTAATTGGAGGTTTGGCGTTTCATCCATTATTCCCTCGACGCAGGCCAAGGACGCAATGGATGAGGCGCCGCTCTCTCTATGAGGTCGGGCATTATATCTACACCACTGGCAGGGTCCAATACAAACGTTTGTTTGAATTCACTGCAACCCAGACAAATCAAAGACGCGCGGCTTAAAACTGGCC
Proteins encoded in this window:
- a CDS encoding electron transfer flavoprotein-ubiquinone oxidoreductase translates to MEREYMEFDVVIVGAGPAGLSAACRLKQKAAEAGKEISVCVVEKGSEVGAHILSGAVFEPRALNELFPDWKELGAPLNTPVTRDDIYVLRSDSTATKVPDLFVPKTMHNEGNYIISLGNLCRWLAQQAENLGVEIYPGFAAQEVLFDENNVVRGIITGDLGVDREGNPKEGLYTPGMELRGKYTLFAEGCRGHLGKQLIERFKLDSDADAQHYGIGLKEIWEIDPAKHQPGLVVHTAGWPLDIISSENTGGSFLYHLENNQVVVGLIVDLSYSNTFLSPFDEFQRLKHHPVLKQYLEGGKRISYGARAICKGGLNSLPKMIFNGGALIGCDLGTLNFSKIKGSHTAMKSGMLAAEAVADSLLADSEGGDALNTYVEAFKASWLFDELFASRNFGPALHKFGPIVGGGFNWLDQNIFGGKLPFTLHDTKPDYACLKQAKDCKKIDYPKPDGKLSFDKLSSVFISSTNHEEEQPCHLKLRDASIPISVNLPLYDEPAQRYCPAGVYEVITQESGEKRFQINSQNCVHCKTCDIKDPSQNITWVTPEGGGGPTYPNM